One genomic segment of Mycoplasmopsis agalactiae PG2 includes these proteins:
- a CDS encoding glycine cleavage system protein H — protein MKKVDKYLVVEKLEGKDQFYLRFTPEMQDDIGTIGFIQYKNTDKKMLHKDDIFLNLEASKAILTLKMPFDATVVEINKEAMANPKLLSSPKDSENWVMILSDIDPKTLEQLEDF, from the coding sequence ATGAAAAAAGTTGATAAGTATTTAGTTGTAGAAAAATTAGAAGGTAAAGACCAATTTTATTTAAGATTTACTCCTGAAATGCAAGATGACATTGGAACAATTGGCTTTATTCAATATAAAAACACTGACAAAAAAATGTTGCATAAAGATGACATTTTCTTAAACTTGGAAGCTTCTAAGGCAATCTTGACACTAAAAATGCCTTTTGATGCTACAGTTGTTGAAATTAATAAGGAAGCTATGGCTAATCCTAAGTTATTAAGTTCGCCAAAAGATAGTGAAAACTGAGTAATGATTTTAAGCGACATTGACC
- a CDS encoding MsnO8 family LLM class oxidoreductase yields the protein MKISILDHGLLTNQNNYKKAYKEVIELCQYVKDLNLYSFWISEQHNVNSLVISSPLILLDHLANSVSGIKLGCGGIMLANYQAYNVAEQIQTLNLLHPERFVYGFGSNIGTKETIELLKPSLTSTEYQQKIIAVNEYLNNKKKFDFRINPNINKPVDIVMLVTSEQSAIFAAQHKFKINYGWFLNPSKVYAENVINSYIEAYKTAWGENPPEVALSVNVVSGIDYESSTRNHNLIAFYRSFADPNHFAYYPPYSVFEKFVFNEEQRKNFLRLHKSIFNVFDDESMNKLNNLCENLKINHLMILPTVANINDRKRAVKNVADFYVKRGKNEKSW from the coding sequence ATGAAGATAAGCATTCTTGACCATGGGCTATTAACTAACCAAAATAACTATAAAAAAGCTTACAAAGAAGTAATCGAACTTTGTCAATATGTTAAGGATTTAAATCTTTATTCTTTTTGAATTAGTGAGCAACACAATGTTAATTCATTGGTTATTTCTAGTCCGCTTATTCTTCTTGATCATTTAGCTAATAGTGTTAGTGGAATTAAATTAGGGTGTGGCGGCATTATGCTTGCTAATTATCAAGCATATAATGTCGCAGAGCAGATTCAAACACTAAATTTATTACATCCAGAGCGTTTTGTTTACGGATTTGGATCAAATATAGGCACAAAAGAAACAATTGAGCTTTTAAAACCTTCATTAACTTCAACTGAATATCAGCAAAAAATTATTGCTGTTAATGAATATTTAAACAACAAGAAAAAGTTTGATTTTAGGATAAATCCTAACATAAACAAGCCTGTTGACATTGTTATGTTGGTAACATCTGAACAAAGCGCAATTTTTGCAGCTCAACATAAATTTAAAATTAATTATGGCTGGTTTTTGAACCCATCTAAAGTGTATGCTGAAAATGTTATTAATTCATACATTGAAGCCTATAAAACAGCATGAGGCGAAAATCCACCAGAAGTTGCACTTAGCGTAAATGTGGTAAGTGGAATTGACTATGAATCATCAACGAGAAATCATAATTTAATTGCTTTTTATCGTTCTTTTGCTGATCCTAATCATTTTGCTTATTACCCTCCATATAGTGTGTTTGAAAAATTTGTGTTTAATGAAGAACAACGCAAAAATTTCCTGCGTTTGCACAAAAGTATTTTTAATGTTTTTGATGATGAAAGCATGAATAAACTTAATAATTTGTGTGAAAATCTAAAAATAAATCACTTAATGATTCTGCCTACTGTTGCTAATATAAATGATCGAAAAAGAGCAGTCAAGAATGTTGCTGATTTTTATGTAAAAAGAGGTAAAAATGAAAAAAGTTGATAA